Proteins co-encoded in one Candidatus Paceibacterota bacterium genomic window:
- a CDS encoding septum formation initiator family protein: MRTINKRKKFVKTLSSKFFLFCLILAFAGLAKITVEKYIEVDKAKATLNQEQKKIKEGEKKNTELKEMLKYFQTKEYFENIAKKKLNLVRPGEKVIYVMPEEEEEKKVKEEETKKVEKSFWEKIREFFSKDDKKK, encoded by the coding sequence ATGAGGACGATTAATAAAAGAAAAAAATTTGTAAAGACCTTATCTTCGAAATTCTTTCTTTTTTGTTTGATTTTAGCCTTTGCGGGTCTTGCAAAAATTACAGTTGAAAAATATATTGAAGTAGATAAAGCGAAAGCCACACTAAATCAGGAGCAAAAGAAAATAAAAGAAGGCGAGAAAAAGAATACAGAGCTAAAAGAAATGTTAAAGTATTTCCAGACAAAAGAATATTTTGAAAATATCGCAAAGAAAAAGCTTAATCTTGTAAGACCGGGAGAAAAAGTAATTTATGTTATGCCAGAAGAAGAAGAGGAGAAAAAAGTGAAAGAAGAAGAGACAAAAAAAGTAGAAAAAAGTTTTTGGGAGAAAATAAGAGAATTTTTTAGTAAAGACGATAAGAAAAAGTAA
- a CDS encoding S8 family serine peptidase, with protein MSHKKEKKQKNKQQDLICWLIFFFVVAIFVFFFVKTGNGYLLGSVKDNGHNKIKALTVKENQLRNLSNFKKQGTYQTDEFIIKIKSTSQGKIKFRSKNIIEKENTGIKSINRLNQEHKIEKIEKAFPENKKTSKDSKKFNSIFRIKIEPNKNIKEVIKKYSNLSEVEYAEPVYNLKLNVTPNDPYYTSDLWGLKKLQASQAWDVNSGAGVTIAVIDTGVDYNHEDLAANMWTNSGEVGLGKESNGVDDDANGYIDDWRGWDFYGGSGDNNPMDTYGHGTHVAGTIGAVANNSKGVVGLAYSAKIMPLSLYHASTSLDLSKAIKYAADMGAKVSSNSWTLERDLYSQTLDDAIAYANDTKDQVIVFAAGNDNEYVSHYFPSYSLKVIAVAASTENDTRASFSNYGEEIDVAAPGTNITSTYPSNNYAIGSGTSMSTPHVSALAGLIRSLNPALTNNEVKNILQYTALDLGTGGKDIYFGNGRINAWNAVGCTNSLDSVDDIIPIYNYYSSGMGIWNFLSCDVAHKYHSKPYSTATWDYSKSKFASGDVNGDSRKDIIALYNYGNATTGLWVFTKTDTGYSAKKWWQSNSWNWYSTNLQTGDVNNDTRDDIVLTYKYSPTKISIWNFTSNGTGISSFSNTFTSTTWNLDNAKLSSTDVNGDGREDLVALYNYGNAKTGIWVFTKTAGSYTAKKWWESGTGAWNWYSTNLQTGDVNNDTNGDIVLTYKYSTASMGIWNFLSNGSDISSFSKVYTSNSWNLDNTKLYHADIDGDNEEDLLALYNYGNANTGFWVFTKTAASYTAKKWWQSGAGNWSWDSTDLLGGNVN; from the coding sequence ATGTCTCATAAAAAAGAGAAAAAACAAAAAAACAAACAACAAGATTTAATATGTTGGTTAATATTCTTTTTTGTTGTTGCGATTTTCGTATTCTTTTTTGTTAAAACAGGCAATGGCTATCTCTTGGGTTCAGTTAAAGACAATGGACACAACAAAATAAAAGCTTTAACAGTAAAAGAAAACCAACTTAGAAATCTTTCTAATTTTAAAAAACAGGGCACTTATCAAACTGATGAATTTATTATAAAAATAAAAAGCACCTCTCAAGGAAAAATTAAATTTAGATCTAAAAATATTATTGAAAAAGAAAATACGGGAATAAAATCGATAAATAGATTAAATCAAGAACATAAAATAGAAAAAATAGAAAAAGCGTTTCCAGAAAATAAAAAAACATCAAAGGACTCGAAGAAATTTAACTCCATATTTAGAATAAAGATAGAGCCCAACAAAAACATTAAAGAAGTTATTAAAAAATATTCTAACTTATCCGAGGTAGAATATGCAGAACCTGTTTATAACTTAAAGCTGAATGTGACTCCAAACGACCCCTATTACACTAGTGATCTTTGGGGGCTAAAAAAACTTCAAGCTTCTCAGGCTTGGGACGTAAATAGCGGCGCCGGTGTAACTATCGCTGTTATTGATACAGGAGTAGATTATAACCACGAAGATCTCGCTGCAAATATGTGGACAAATTCTGGAGAAGTTGGACTAGGTAAGGAATCAAACGGAGTGGATGACGATGCTAACGGCTATATTGATGATTGGAGGGGATGGGATTTCTATGGAGGATCTGGCGATAATAATCCAATGGATACTTATGGCCACGGAACGCACGTTGCAGGAACAATAGGAGCGGTTGCTAATAATTCAAAAGGAGTCGTAGGGCTTGCCTATTCTGCAAAAATAATGCCACTCAGTCTTTATCATGCCTCAACCTCTCTTGATCTTTCAAAAGCGATTAAGTATGCCGCAGATATGGGGGCAAAAGTATCCTCTAATAGCTGGACTCTTGAGAGAGATCTTTATAGCCAAACATTAGATGACGCGATAGCATATGCAAACGACACTAAGGACCAAGTAATTGTTTTTGCCGCAGGAAATGACAATGAATATGTCTCTCATTATTTCCCTTCTTATTCTCTAAAAGTAATAGCAGTTGCCGCGTCAACCGAAAACGACACACGTGCATCTTTTTCAAATTACGGAGAAGAAATAGATGTTGCCGCTCCAGGGACAAATATCACAAGCACCTACCCCAGTAATAATTACGCCATTGGAAGTGGAACTTCAATGTCAACTCCGCATGTCTCCGCCCTTGCTGGACTTATAAGAAGTCTAAATCCTGCCTTAACAAATAATGAAGTAAAAAACATACTTCAATATACTGCGTTAGACCTTGGAACCGGGGGTAAAGATATATACTTTGGCAATGGCAGGATAAATGCCTGGAATGCAGTCGGATGTACTAATTCTTTAGACAGCGTGGATGATATTATACCTATCTATAATTATTATTCTTCAGGAATGGGTATTTGGAATTTCCTTTCTTGCGATGTAGCTCACAAATATCATTCAAAACCCTATTCCACCGCAACCTGGGATTACAGTAAAAGCAAATTTGCCTCAGGAGATGTAAATGGAGATAGTAGGAAAGATATTATAGCATTGTATAACTATGGAAACGCAACAACAGGACTGTGGGTTTTTACCAAAACAGACACAGGTTATTCTGCTAAAAAATGGTGGCAATCTAACAGTTGGAACTGGTATTCTACTAATCTTCAGACAGGAGACGTAAATAATGATACAAGAGATGATATTGTATTAACCTACAAATACAGTCCAACTAAGATAAGTATCTGGAACTTTACCTCAAATGGAACTGGTATAAGCTCATTTTCTAATACTTTTACCTCAACAACCTGGAATTTAGACAATGCAAAGCTTTCCTCTACTGACGTAAATGGAGATGGAAGAGAAGACCTTGTAGCACTATATAACTATGGTAATGCTAAAACAGGTATATGGGTATTCACAAAAACTGCAGGATCATATACAGCAAAAAAGTGGTGGGAATCTGGTACAGGAGCCTGGAACTGGTATTCAACCAATCTTCAGACAGGAGATGTGAATAACGATACAAATGGTGATATTGTATTAACTTATAAGTATTCAACAGCTTCTATGGGCATTTGGAATTTTCTTTCAAATGGAAGTGATATATCTTCCTTCTCTAAAGTCTATACAAGTAATTCTTGGAATTTAGATAATACAAAACTTTATCATGCTGATATAGACGGGGACAATGAAGAAGATCTCTTAGCGCTTTATAACTATGGTAACGCAAATACAGGATTTTGGGTGTTTACCAAAACAGCAGCCTCATATACGGCTAAGAAGTGGTGGCAATCGGGTGCTGGCAACTGGAGCTGGGATTCAACTGATTTATTGGGTGGTAATGTAAACTAA
- the serS gene encoding serine--tRNA ligase, whose translation MLDIKFIRENKDLVKEAVKLKGVNLDIDKLLDIDKEKNKFLQEIEKIRNDRNKNAHLIENLQKEKKDFKKYIKKGKEIKENLSKIEEKYKIISEEYKKLILLVPNIPAKDAPKGGEEANKEIYKSGDIPKFDFKIKDHIQIGKDLDLIDIEKGAKTSGFRGYYLKNKAVFLQFTILWYALKKVVEKGYQPFWPPALLREFALIGSGHFPEGKEDIYQIANPGKLESGQEVKEKIFLAGTSEPSLLTYFSDRVFKEEELPVKVCGISPCYRSEVGSYGKDTKGLYRVHEFMKVEEVVFCRNDTKESNKHLEEMRLISEEILKELNLPYRIVEIATGDMGVGKHKMYDIETWMPSRQSYGETHSASNLTDWQSRRLNIKYKEKKGDKKFVHALNNTVIASPRILISILECYQQKDGSVKIPKVLQKYLGFDTIK comes from the coding sequence ATGCTGGATATAAAATTTATTAGAGAAAACAAAGATTTAGTTAAAGAAGCCGTAAAATTAAAGGGCGTTAATCTTGATATTGATAAACTTTTAGATATAGATAAAGAAAAAAATAAATTTTTACAAGAAATAGAAAAAATAAGGAATGACAGGAATAAAAATGCCCACCTAATAGAAAATTTACAAAAAGAAAAAAAAGACTTCAAGAAATATATTAAAAAAGGAAAGGAAATAAAAGAAAATCTTTCAAAGATTGAAGAAAAATATAAAATAATTTCAGAAGAATACAAAAAATTAATACTTCTTGTTCCTAATATTCCGGCAAAAGATGCCCCCAAAGGAGGGGAAGAGGCGAATAAAGAAATTTATAAATCTGGGGACATCCCAAAATTTGATTTTAAGATAAAAGATCATATTCAAATTGGGAAAGATTTAGATTTAATTGATATTGAAAAAGGCGCTAAGACGTCGGGATTTCGTGGATATTATTTAAAAAACAAAGCGGTCTTTTTGCAATTTACCATTTTATGGTATGCTCTTAAAAAAGTTGTAGAAAAGGGCTATCAGCCTTTTTGGCCTCCAGCGCTTCTTCGCGAATTTGCTTTAATTGGCAGCGGACATTTTCCAGAGGGGAAAGAGGATATATACCAGATAGCAAATCCTGGTAAACTTGAATCGGGTCAGGAAGTTAAAGAGAAAATTTTTTTAGCAGGGACCTCAGAGCCTTCTCTTCTTACTTACTTTTCAGACAGAGTCTTTAAGGAAGAGGAATTGCCAGTTAAGGTTTGTGGAATCTCCCCTTGCTATAGATCAGAAGTTGGAAGTTATGGTAAAGACACTAAAGGACTTTACAGGGTACATGAGTTTATGAAAGTAGAAGAAGTTGTCTTTTGTAGAAACGACACAAAAGAATCAAATAAACATCTTGAAGAGATGCGATTGATTTCAGAAGAGATTTTAAAGGAGTTAAATTTGCCATATAGGATAGTTGAGATCGCAACAGGGGATATGGGAGTAGGCAAGCACAAGATGTATGATATTGAAACATGGATGCCATCGCGTCAAAGTTATGGCGAAACTCATTCAGCCTCTAATCTTACTGATTGGCAGTCACGGAGACTTAACATTAAATATAAAGAAAAGAAAGGCGATAAAAAATTTGTTCATGCACTAAACAATACTGTTATTGCCTCTCCTAGGATTTTAATTTCGATCCTCGAATGTTATCAGCAAAAAGATGGCTCTGTAAAAATTCCAAAAGTCCTCCAGAAATATCTTGGATTTGACACAATTAAATAA
- the rpsG gene encoding 30S ribosomal protein S7, with amino-acid sequence MQQKIKPDPKYDNIIISKFINYTMRKGKKFLAQKITYDAFDLIEKKTKKDPVSFFEKSLENAKPRIETKPTRVGGATYQVPYEVDEKRGKFLAMKWILEEAKKKKGRSMPEKLAEEIILSSKKEGGAIKKKIDTEKMAEANKAFAHLARR; translated from the coding sequence ATGCAGCAAAAGATTAAACCAGACCCAAAATACGATAATATTATTATTTCAAAATTTATTAATTACACAATGCGAAAAGGCAAGAAGTTTTTGGCTCAAAAAATTACTTACGACGCTTTCGATTTAATTGAAAAGAAAACAAAGAAGGATCCAGTTTCTTTTTTTGAAAAATCATTAGAAAATGCAAAGCCTAGAATAGAGACAAAGCCAACTAGAGTTGGAGGAGCAACATATCAGGTTCCTTACGAAGTTGATGAAAAAAGAGGAAAATTTTTAGCCATGAAATGGATTTTGGAGGAAGCTAAGAAAAAAAAAGGAAGATCAATGCCAGAAAAGCTGGCAGAGGAAATAATTTTATCATCTAAAAAAGAAGGCGGAGCTATTAAGAAAAAAATTGATACAGAAAAAATGGCAGAAGCAAATAAAGCTTTTGCTCATCTTGCGCGAAGATAA
- the amrB gene encoding AmmeMemoRadiSam system protein B, which yields MFSFAAITPHPPIIIPTIGSKEDIKKVKGTIDAMEKLKMEMEKKSPETLILISPHAPIDFHELTIITNEKLSGNFLMFGDFATNFELENDKNLIEEIEKEFKKEKINYRLLEEELDHGILVPLFYLLESKKIKIVPLAYSMLDAKTNFKYGEALGKVIEKNPKKIGFVASGDLSHRLTPSAPAGYSPRGKLFDEKLINLLENNNVNDFLEMDSSLIEEAGECGFRSIAILIGALSVLKNKDLKFNILSYEGPFGVGYLVANVLGLVGS from the coding sequence ATGTTCTCTTTCGCTGCAATAACTCCTCACCCGCCGATTATAATACCTACAATTGGTTCAAAAGAAGATATAAAAAAAGTAAAAGGGACTATTGACGCAATGGAAAAATTAAAAATGGAAATGGAAAAGAAAAGTCCTGAAACTTTAATCTTAATCTCACCTCATGCTCCAATTGATTTTCACGAACTTACAATAATAACCAATGAAAAACTATCTGGTAATTTTTTAATGTTCGGAGATTTTGCGACAAATTTTGAACTTGAGAATGATAAAAATTTAATAGAAGAAATTGAAAAAGAATTTAAAAAAGAAAAAATAAATTATAGACTATTAGAAGAGGAACTAGATCATGGCATCCTAGTGCCTCTTTTTTATCTTTTAGAAAGCAAAAAAATAAAAATTGTACCACTCGCCTATTCAATGCTTGACGCAAAAACAAATTTTAAATATGGAGAGGCTCTAGGAAAAGTAATAGAAAAAAATCCTAAAAAAATTGGATTTGTTGCAAGCGGTGACCTTTCACACAGACTCACACCATCAGCTCCTGCCGGCTACTCACCAAGAGGAAAATTATTTGATGAAAAATTAATAAACCTTTTAGAAAATAATAACGTTAATGATTTTTTAGAAATGGATTCTTCTTTAATCGAGGAGGCAGGGGAATGCGGCTTCAGATCAATTGCAATTTTAATTGGAGCGCTCTCAGTATTGAAAAATAAAGATTTAAAGTTTAATATTTTGTCTTACGAAGGTCCTTTTGGAGTAGGGTACCTCGTCGCAAATGTCTTGGGTCTTGTGGGCTCATAA
- the murC gene encoding UDP-N-acetylmuramate--L-alanine ligase, which translates to MKIYFIGIGGIGVSALARYYLKKGHGVSGSDLIATEITKALKKEGAKISIGKHKASNVKKDTNLVIYTFAAPKENPELREARKLKIKTKTYPEALGDLTKKYFTIAISGTHGKSTTSSMAGILLKEAGLDPTVLIGTKLKEFGDSNCRVGKSRYLVIEADEYGSAFLNYWPKIIALTTLEKEHLDYFKNEKNIFNVFKKYISHLPKDGVLIANKDDENISKLKSHIANPKFKIKNYSLKQKSDVVKVKKTLKVPGIHNISNALAVLNIARTLGISEKITLKALSKYKGAWRRFEIIPSKINNTSYTLISDYGHHPTEIKATLQAAREKYKKKRIILVYQPHQYQRTKLLFKDFVKSFDEADYLILNEIYGVAGREKGNLVSSKNLTEAVNKRWRKGKPVEFFKNQGDILKKLSKIIKKGDILIVMGAGDIYNLTLKFTKNLKKK; encoded by the coding sequence ATGAAGATTTATTTTATTGGAATTGGCGGAATTGGTGTTTCGGCATTGGCAAGATATTATCTTAAAAAGGGCCACGGCGTTAGTGGCTCTGATTTAATTGCAACAGAAATTACAAAAGCGCTGAAAAAAGAAGGGGCAAAAATTTCAATTGGAAAGCATAAAGCCTCAAACGTAAAAAAAGACACTAATTTAGTTATTTACACTTTTGCGGCGCCAAAAGAAAATCCCGAGCTAAGGGAAGCAAGAAAATTAAAAATTAAAACAAAAACTTATCCAGAAGCTTTGGGGGATCTAACAAAAAAATATTTTACAATTGCAATCTCTGGAACTCATGGCAAAAGCACAACGAGTTCCATGGCAGGAATTTTATTAAAAGAAGCCGGGCTTGATCCTACTGTTTTAATTGGAACAAAGCTAAAGGAATTTGGTGATTCAAATTGCAGAGTAGGAAAATCAAGATATCTTGTTATTGAGGCAGATGAGTATGGCAGCGCTTTTTTAAATTATTGGCCAAAAATTATTGCTTTGACCACGCTTGAAAAAGAGCATTTAGATTATTTCAAAAACGAGAAGAATATTTTTAATGTCTTTAAAAAATATATAAGTCATCTTCCAAAGGACGGGGTTTTGATTGCAAACAAAGATGATGAGAATATCTCAAAACTCAAATCCCATATCGCAAATCCAAAATTTAAAATAAAGAATTATTCACTAAAACAAAAAAGCGATGTTGTAAAAGTAAAAAAAACATTGAAAGTTCCTGGGATTCACAATATTTCAAATGCTTTGGCGGTTTTAAACATCGCAAGAACCTTGGGAATTTCAGAAAAAATTACACTAAAAGCACTTTCAAAATATAAAGGTGCCTGGAGAAGATTCGAAATTATTCCGAGTAAAATTAACAACACATCTTATACTTTGATTTCTGATTACGGGCATCATCCAACAGAGATTAAAGCGACCTTGCAAGCGGCACGAGAAAAATACAAGAAAAAGAGAATTATTTTAGTTTACCAACCACATCAGTATCAGCGAACAAAACTTTTATTTAAAGATTTTGTGAAGTCTTTTGACGAAGCTGATTATTTAATTTTAAATGAAATTTACGGAGTCGCGGGCAGAGAAAAGGGAAATTTGGTTTCTTCAAAGAACTTGACAGAAGCGGTTAACAAAAGATGGCGCAAAGGAAAGCCCGTAGAATTTTTTAAGAACCAAGGCGACATTTTAAAGAAACTCTCCAAAATAATAAAAAAGGGTGATATATTAATAGTAATGGGAGCGGGCGATATATATAATCTTACTTTAAAGTTTACTAAAAATCTTAAAAAGAAATGA
- a CDS encoding thioredoxin domain-containing protein, whose amino-acid sequence MRISRDKIIILVLVILLGASLITGGFGAPRLIQKLSADRVAKNTIDFVNKNLLPSGIEASLISASAGQSGLYSVKFKVADREYDAYVSADGKLLFPEGIALKTNTKKATSSGEIPKKDKADLKLFVMSFCPYGNQAENLMKQVVDLLGDKANIEVRYIVSKEGNDYNSLHGKEELDQDVIELCVQKYFKNKYWNFLSEINSKTTLETVAKKWEGIAKALGIDTSKIKTCAAKERNSLLNAEIALSEKYSASGSPTIVINDTIYEGDRTANAYKEAICAGFKNPPAECNKKLSNEAESTSNEDCGQ is encoded by the coding sequence ATGAGAATATCAAGGGATAAAATTATAATTTTAGTTTTAGTTATTTTACTTGGGGCATCTCTTATTACTGGCGGTTTTGGAGCACCAAGACTTATCCAAAAATTATCAGCAGATAGAGTTGCTAAAAATACTATTGATTTTGTAAACAAAAATCTTTTACCTTCGGGTATAGAAGCTTCCTTAATTTCAGCATCTGCAGGCCAAAGTGGTCTTTATTCAGTGAAATTTAAAGTAGCTGATAGGGAATATGATGCTTATGTTTCTGCAGATGGTAAGCTTTTATTCCCAGAAGGTATTGCTCTTAAAACAAACACAAAAAAAGCAACTTCTTCGGGAGAAATTCCTAAAAAAGACAAGGCGGACTTGAAATTGTTCGTGATGTCTTTTTGTCCGTATGGCAATCAGGCAGAAAATTTAATGAAACAGGTTGTTGACCTTTTGGGCGATAAAGCAAATATTGAAGTTCGTTATATTGTTTCTAAAGAAGGAAATGATTATAATTCTTTGCACGGTAAAGAAGAGCTTGATCAAGACGTTATAGAGCTTTGCGTTCAAAAATATTTTAAAAATAAGTATTGGAATTTTCTTTCTGAAATAAATTCAAAAACCACTCTTGAAACTGTTGCTAAAAAATGGGAAGGAATTGCAAAAGCTTTAGGGATAGATACTTCAAAAATTAAAACTTGTGCGGCAAAAGAAAGAAATTCTCTTTTGAATGCAGAAATAGCATTATCAGAAAAATATAGTGCTAGTGGGTCTCCGACAATCGTAATTAACGATACAATTTACGAAGGAGATAGAACGGCAAATGCATATAAAGAAGCAATTTGTGCTGGTTTTAAAAATCCTCCTGCAGAATGTAACAAAAAATTAAGCAATGAGGCAGAAAGTACATCGAACGAGGATTGCGGGCAATAA
- the thpR gene encoding RNA 2',3'-cyclic phosphodiesterase, with product MKKRIFVAIKIPEEIKKELFSFREKFKELNPVESRKAGATRSLFNGVNINWTKIENFHFTILFVGWVEDQETEKIKEILKNVSEKSSKFYLELNKLVLGPFKEKPRMIWATGPLNEKIVNLRKDIVNAFLENKINFEDRHEFKIHITLARARGNELWGKEIEENLDLIIPVKEIFLMESELKLEGVEYKIIEKFKLKRS from the coding sequence ATGAAAAAACGTATTTTTGTTGCAATAAAGATACCAGAAGAGATAAAAAAAGAGTTGTTTTCTTTTCGGGAAAAATTTAAAGAATTGAACCCCGTTGAATCCCGCAAGGCGGGAGCGACAAGGTCGCTATTCAACGGAGTAAATATAAACTGGACTAAGATTGAAAATTTTCACTTTACAATTCTTTTTGTAGGTTGGGTTGAAGATCAGGAAACAGAGAAAATAAAAGAAATTTTAAAGAATGTTTCAGAGAAATCATCGAAATTCTATTTAGAATTAAATAAATTAGTTTTAGGTCCTTTCAAAGAAAAACCTCGCATGATATGGGCAACGGGACCACTTAACGAGAAAATAGTTAATTTAAGGAAAGATATTGTAAATGCATTTTTGGAAAATAAAATAAATTTTGAAGACAGGCACGAATTTAAAATTCATATTACTTTGGCTCGCGCAAGAGGCAACGAACTTTGGGGAAAAGAAATTGAAGAAAATTTAGACCTGATTATACCGGTCAAAGAAATTTTTTTAATGGAAAGTGAATTAAAACTCGAAGGAGTAGAATATAAAATAATTGAAAAATTTAAATTAAAAAGGTCTTAA
- a CDS encoding YtxH domain-containing protein, translating into MKKDKKNTAQKVTAGFIAGAIAGTIAGILMSSKKGKEIRKDIKKTADKIAKEVAKKAEKVEELTKNKYEDIVDEASKLYKKAKKVKAEDIKEIVAFLKDKWPEVEVKVKKKKKE; encoded by the coding sequence ATGAAGAAAGATAAAAAAAACACTGCGCAAAAAGTAACAGCAGGCTTTATAGCAGGAGCAATTGCTGGCACCATAGCTGGTATTTTAATGTCTTCAAAAAAAGGCAAAGAGATAAGGAAAGATATTAAAAAAACAGCTGATAAAATAGCTAAAGAAGTTGCTAAAAAGGCAGAAAAAGTTGAAGAATTAACCAAAAATAAATACGAAGATATAGTAGACGAAGCTTCAAAACTTTACAAAAAAGCAAAGAAAGTTAAGGCAGAAGACATAAAAGAAATAGTTGCCTTTTTGAAAGACAAATGGCCAGAAGTTGAAGTTAAAGTTAAAAAGAAAAAGAAGGAATAA
- the amrS gene encoding AmmeMemoRadiSam system radical SAM enzyme, which produces MKEARLYRKLSQKSVQCRACPNFCVLTLGTRGKCGVRENKNGKLYVLTYGKVAAMNIDPIEKKPFFHFLPGTSSLSFGTAGCNLSCKNCQNWEISQGPKLKGKIVGEEITPAKIVETAIKYNCPSISCTYTEPTVFVEFALETMKLAKKKKLKTCWVSNGFMSKETVDFVSPHLDAINIDLKGFTADFYKKYCDGMLDPILENLIRFKRRNVWVEVTTLAIPGFVGETVFNNIADFIVKNLGRETPWHISRFFPEVSWKMRHLYSTPIETVQQGCDIGISKGLSYVYGGNMPGLASEDTFCPKCHAKMIDRTGYIIERHDKKGKCSKCGRDLNIIE; this is translated from the coding sequence ATGAAAGAAGCAAGATTATACAGAAAACTTTCTCAAAAAAGCGTACAATGCCGCGCTTGCCCTAATTTTTGCGTGCTTACACTCGGCACAAGAGGAAAATGTGGCGTAAGAGAAAATAAAAATGGCAAACTATATGTCCTTACTTACGGAAAAGTTGCCGCAATGAATATTGACCCTATTGAAAAAAAACCATTTTTCCATTTTTTACCAGGAACAAGTTCTCTTTCATTTGGAACAGCTGGCTGTAATCTTTCCTGTAAAAACTGCCAAAATTGGGAAATATCTCAAGGACCAAAATTAAAAGGAAAAATCGTAGGTGAGGAGATAACTCCAGCAAAAATCGTAGAAACTGCAATAAAATATAATTGTCCCAGTATATCTTGCACCTATACAGAACCTACAGTGTTTGTTGAATTTGCTTTAGAAACAATGAAATTAGCTAAAAAAAAGAAACTAAAAACTTGCTGGGTCTCAAACGGCTTTATGTCAAAAGAAACTGTAGATTTTGTATCCCCTCACCTTGATGCTATTAACATAGACCTTAAAGGATTTACAGCAGATTTTTACAAAAAATACTGCGATGGAATGTTAGATCCTATTCTTGAAAATCTTATTAGATTTAAGAGAAGAAATGTCTGGGTTGAAGTAACCACACTTGCAATTCCGGGCTTTGTAGGAGAAACAGTTTTTAACAATATTGCTGACTTTATAGTAAAAAATCTTGGTAGGGAAACTCCCTGGCATATTTCAAGATTTTTCCCAGAAGTTTCCTGGAAAATGAGACATCTTTATTCAACCCCAATTGAAACTGTTCAGCAAGGCTGTGATATAGGAATTTCAAAAGGACTTTCTTATGTTTATGGCGGAAATATGCCGGGTCTTGCATCTGAAGATACTTTTTGTCCAAAATGCCATGCAAAAATGATTGACAGAACTGGTTATATAATTGAAAGACATGACAAAAAAGGAAAATGCTCAAAGTGCGGAAGGGACCTTAATATTATTGAATAA
- the rpsL gene encoding 30S ribosomal protein S12: MPTIHQLIKKPRKKKKKKTKMPALAFGFNAKKNRPVNYPSPFKRGVCVKVFTTTPKKPNSALRKVARVRLQNGMEVTAYIPGEGHNLQEHSVIIIRGGRARDLPGVRYHVVRGTLDTEGVKERKKKRSKYGSKKPK, from the coding sequence ATGCCAACGATACATCAATTAATTAAAAAACCAAGAAAAAAGAAAAAGAAAAAAACGAAAATGCCGGCTCTTGCTTTTGGTTTTAATGCTAAAAAGAACAGACCGGTAAACTATCCCTCTCCATTTAAGAGGGGAGTTTGTGTAAAGGTTTTTACAACAACTCCTAAAAAACCAAACTCTGCTTTAAGAAAAGTTGCCAGAGTAAGGCTTCAGAACGGAATGGAAGTTACAGCTTATATTCCAGGCGAGGGTCATAATTTACAGGAACACTCTGTTATTATAATAAGGGGTGGTAGGGCAAGAGATTTACCGGGAGTAAGGTACCATGTCGTAAGGGGGACCTTAGATACAGAAGGAGTTAAAGAAAGAAAGAAAAAAAGATCAAAATACGGATCAAAAAAACCTAAATAA